The Enterobacter oligotrophicus sequence TCGTCGCTATAGGTGTTGTGTTATTACTGCTCTTGATGATCCGCTTCAAAATGAACGGATTTATCGCTTTGGTTCTGGTGGCACTTGCAGTCGGTTTGATGCAAGGGATGCCGCTGGTGAAAGTTATCAACTCCATTAAAGCCGGGGTCGGCGGTACGCTCGGCAGCCTGGCGCTGATCATGGGCTTCGGTGCCATGCTCGGTAAAATGCTCGCGGATTGCGGTGGTGCGCAGCGTATCGCCACCACGCTTATCGCCAAATTTGGTAAGCAGCACATCCAGTGGGCAGTGGTATTAACCGGCTTTACCGTCGGTTTTGCGCTGTTCTACGAAGTGGGCTTTGTGCTGATGCTGCCGCTGGTATTCACCATTGCAGCTGCAGCAAATATTCCGCTGCTGTACGTCGGTGTGCCAATGGCGGCGGCGCTGTCCGTGACGCACGGCTTCCTGCCTCCGCATCCAGGCCCTACCGCAATCGCGACCATTTTCCACGCCGATATGGGTAAAACCCTGCTGTTCGGTACGATTCTGGCGATCCCAACCGTGATTCTGGCAGGCCCTGTTTATGCGCGTTTCCTGAAAGGCATTGATAAGCCAATCCCGGAAGGTCTGTACAGCGCGAAAACGTTCACTGAAGAAGAGATGCCGGGCTTTGGCGTCAGCGTCTGGACGTCACTGGTGCCGGTCATTCTGATGGCCATGCGTGCCGTAGCAGAGATGATCCTGCCGAAAGGCCATGCATTCCTGGCCGTTGCCGAGTTCCTGGGTGATCCGGTGATGGCAACGCTGATTGCCGTGCTGATTGCGATGTTCACTTTCGGCCTGAACCGTGGCCGTTCGATGGATCAGATCAACGATACGTTGACCTCTTCCATCAAAATCATTGCCATGATGCTTCTGATCATCGGCGGTGGCGGTGCGTTCAAACAGGTACTGGTCGACAGCGGCGTGGACAAA is a genomic window containing:
- the gntT gene encoding gluconate transporter encodes the protein MPLVIVAIGVVLLLLLMIRFKMNGFIALVLVALAVGLMQGMPLVKVINSIKAGVGGTLGSLALIMGFGAMLGKMLADCGGAQRIATTLIAKFGKQHIQWAVVLTGFTVGFALFYEVGFVLMLPLVFTIAAAANIPLLYVGVPMAAALSVTHGFLPPHPGPTAIATIFHADMGKTLLFGTILAIPTVILAGPVYARFLKGIDKPIPEGLYSAKTFTEEEMPGFGVSVWTSLVPVILMAMRAVAEMILPKGHAFLAVAEFLGDPVMATLIAVLIAMFTFGLNRGRSMDQINDTLTSSIKIIAMMLLIIGGGGAFKQVLVDSGVDKYIAAMMHETSVSPLLMAWSIAAVLRIALGSATVAAITAGGIVAPLIATTGVSPELMVIAVGSGSVIFSHVNDPGFWLFKEYFNLTIGETIKSWSALETIISVCGLVGVLLLNMVV